Proteins encoded in a region of the Flavobacteriaceae bacterium HL-DH10 genome:
- the atpA gene encoding F0F1 ATP synthase subunit alpha, translating to MAEVKPAEVSAILKQQLAGFEASASLDEVGTVLTVGDGIVRAYGLSNAQYGELVEFEGGLEGIVLNLEEDNVGIVLLGASVGVKEGSIVKRTNRIASIKVGEGIVGRVVDTLGNPIDGKGPISGETYEMPLERKAPGVIFREPVTEPLQTGIKSIDAMIPVGRGQRELVIGDRQTGKTAVCIDTILNQKEFYDAGEPVYCIYVAVGQKASTVALIAKTLEEKGALAYTTIVAANASDPAPMQVYAPFAGAAIGEYFRDTGRPALIVYDDLSKQAVAYREVSLLLRRPPGREAYPGDVFYLHSRLLERSAKVINDDDIAKDMNDLPDSLKPMVKGGGSLTALPIIETQAGDVSAYIPTNVISITDGQIFLDGDLFNSGVRPAINVGISVSRVGGNAQIKSMKKVSGTLKLDQAQYRELEAFAKFGSDLDAVTLNVIEKGKRNVEILKQAQNDPFKVEDQVAIIYAGSKNLLRDVPVEKVKEFEGEYLEFLKAKHADVLATLKAGKLTDEVTDTLTAVAKDLSGKYRA from the coding sequence ATGGCAGAAGTAAAACCAGCTGAAGTATCAGCAATCTTAAAACAACAACTTGCAGGATTTGAGGCATCTGCTTCGTTAGACGAAGTTGGAACTGTTTTAACAGTAGGTGATGGTATTGTACGTGCTTATGGATTATCTAATGCGCAATATGGCGAGTTAGTAGAATTCGAAGGCGGTTTAGAAGGTATTGTACTTAACCTTGAAGAAGACAATGTAGGTATTGTATTATTAGGGGCTTCAGTAGGTGTTAAAGAAGGCTCTATTGTTAAACGTACTAATCGTATCGCTTCTATTAAAGTTGGAGAAGGTATTGTTGGACGTGTTGTAGATACATTAGGGAATCCTATTGATGGTAAAGGACCAATCTCTGGTGAAACTTACGAAATGCCTTTAGAGCGTAAAGCTCCTGGTGTTATTTTCCGTGAACCAGTAACAGAACCATTACAAACAGGTATTAAGTCTATTGATGCTATGATTCCTGTAGGTCGTGGTCAACGTGAGTTGGTTATTGGTGACCGTCAAACTGGTAAAACAGCCGTTTGTATTGATACTATCTTAAATCAAAAAGAATTTTACGATGCAGGTGAGCCTGTATATTGTATATATGTTGCCGTTGGTCAAAAAGCATCAACAGTAGCTTTAATTGCTAAAACATTAGAAGAAAAAGGCGCTTTAGCTTATACTACTATTGTGGCTGCAAATGCATCTGATCCAGCTCCAATGCAAGTATATGCTCCTTTTGCAGGTGCTGCAATTGGTGAGTATTTTAGAGATACTGGTCGTCCAGCTTTAATTGTTTATGATGATTTATCTAAACAAGCAGTTGCTTATCGTGAGGTATCTTTATTATTACGTCGTCCACCAGGACGTGAAGCGTATCCTGGAGATGTATTCTATTTACACTCTCGTTTATTAGAGCGTTCTGCTAAAGTTATCAATGATGATGATATTGCTAAAGATATGAACGACCTTCCAGACTCTTTAAAACCAATGGTAAAAGGTGGTGGTTCATTAACAGCATTACCAATTATTGAAACACAAGCGGGAGACGTTTCTGCATATATTCCAACAAACGTAATTTCTATTACAGATGGACAAATCTTCTTAGATGGAGATTTATTTAACTCTGGTGTACGTCCAGCAATTAACGTAGGTATTTCGGTATCTCGTGTTGGTGGTAATGCACAAATTAAATCCATGAAAAAAGTATCAGGTACTTTAAAATTAGATCAAGCTCAATATCGCGAATTAGAAGCGTTTGCTAAGTTTGGATCTGATTTAGATGCGGTTACTTTAAATGTAATTGAAAAAGGAAAACGTAATGTTGAAATTTTAAAACAAGCTCAAAACGATCCGTTTAAAGTTGAAGATCAGGTTGCTATTATTTATGCAGGATCTAAAAACTTATTAAGAGATGTTCCTGTAGAGAAAGTAAAGGAATTTGAAGGTGAGTACTTAGAGTTCTTAAAAGCAAAACATGCAGATGT
- the atpE gene encoding ATP synthase F0 subunit C: MTIPSIVGAGLIVIGAGLGIGKIGGSAMDAIARQPEASGKIQTAMLIAAALIEGIGFAALFAA; encoded by the coding sequence ATGACAATTCCAAGTATTGTTGGTGCAGGTTTAATCGTTATTGGTGCTGGTTTAGGTATCGGTAAAATTGGTGGATCTGCTATGGATGCAATTGCGCGTCAACCAGAAGCTTCTGGAAAAATCCAAACTGCTATGCTTATTGCAGCAGCACTTATTGAAGGTATTGGATTTGCTGCTTTATTTGCAGCATAA
- the atpB gene encoding F0F1 ATP synthase subunit A — protein MHLKEIAPEVEGNESVKTEIKEYINHHLLDSYDFGLYSYVSDEGENKHIGFPLPVILWDNGLQVFSSSKLHHGEEVAESNGNYYKLYHGKIYKTNAEGVINHDEHHHATNDKPLDLSITKNVFTILIIGLLMFFMFGRMAKKYKTGSMPKGFGRLLEPIILYIRDDIAIPNIGKKHYKRYMSFLLTVFFFIWIINLLGLTPLGINVTNNIAVTLALALLTYLITTFTANKNYWGHIFWMPGVPWPMKIILAPIELLGTFIKPFSLLIRLYANITAGHIVLMSIIGLMFIFKNWLGSSLSFGLAFVLSLLELLVAALQAYIFTMLSALYFGSAVEEHHGDDH, from the coding sequence ATGCATTTAAAAGAAATTGCCCCTGAGGTTGAGGGTAATGAAAGTGTTAAAACTGAAATTAAAGAATATATAAATCATCACTTATTAGATTCTTATGACTTTGGTTTGTATTCTTATGTGAGTGACGAAGGTGAAAATAAACATATTGGTTTTCCACTACCTGTTATATTATGGGATAATGGTTTACAAGTATTTTCTTCATCAAAATTACATCATGGAGAAGAAGTTGCCGAATCTAATGGCAATTACTACAAGTTATACCATGGTAAAATTTATAAAACCAATGCCGAAGGAGTTATTAATCATGATGAGCATCATCATGCAACAAACGATAAGCCTTTAGATCTTTCTATAACTAAAAACGTATTCACAATTTTAATTATTGGTCTATTAATGTTCTTCATGTTTGGAAGAATGGCTAAAAAATATAAAACAGGTAGTATGCCAAAAGGTTTTGGTAGACTTTTAGAACCTATTATATTATATATACGTGATGATATAGCTATTCCAAATATTGGTAAAAAACATTATAAGCGTTACATGAGTTTCTTGTTAACCGTGTTTTTCTTTATCTGGATTATAAACTTATTAGGATTAACACCTTTAGGAATTAATGTTACAAATAATATTGCAGTAACATTAGCATTAGCATTATTAACTTATTTAATAACAACCTTTACTGCTAATAAAAATTACTGGGGTCATATTTTCTGGATGCCTGGAGTGCCATGGCCAATGAAAATTATTTTAGCACCTATTGAGTTGTTAGGTACATTTATTAAACCGTTTTCTTTATTAATACGTTTGTATGCAAATATTACTGCAGGTCACATTGTATTAATGAGTATTATTGGTTTAATGTTTATATTTAAAAACTGGTTAGGAAGTTCATTATCATTTGGGTTAGCATTTGTGCTTTCACTACTTGAACTTTTAGTTGCAGCTTTACAAGCATATATTTTTACAATGTTATCAGCATTGTATTTTGGATCAGCTGTAGAAGAGCATCATGGTGATGATCATTAA
- the atpH gene encoding ATP synthase F1 subunit delta: MAGTRAAIRYAKAVLSLANDQKKADVVNSDMKLMAETIAENIELSDMLNNAVIKAETKKSALEAIFPKLNAISTGLFDVLITNKRINILNDIALKYSVLFDEYNGKQTAQVTTAFPMTSDLELKVLAKVKELTNKAVELENIVDESILGGFILRIGDKQYNASISNKLNKLKREFTLN, translated from the coding sequence ATGGCAGGAACAAGAGCAGCAATACGTTACGCAAAAGCAGTTTTAAGTTTGGCAAATGACCAAAAAAAGGCTGATGTTGTAAATAGCGATATGAAGTTAATGGCAGAAACTATTGCAGAAAATATAGAGTTAAGCGATATGCTTAATAATGCTGTTATTAAAGCAGAAACTAAAAAATCTGCGTTAGAAGCTATTTTTCCTAAATTAAATGCAATTAGTACAGGTTTGTTTGATGTATTAATAACAAACAAAAGAATAAATATACTAAACGACATTGCTCTAAAATATAGCGTGTTATTTGATGAATATAACGGAAAACAAACAGCACAAGTAACTACAGCCTTTCCTATGACAAGCGATTTAGAACTTAAAGTGCTTGCTAAAGTAAAAGAGCTTACTAATAAAGCTGTGGAACTTGAAAATATAGTAGATGAAAGTATTTTAGGTGGTTTCATCTTAAGAATTGGAGATAAGCAATACAATGCGAGTATTTCTAATAAGCTTAACAAATTAAAAAGAGAATTTACATTAAATTAA
- a CDS encoding AtpZ/AtpI family protein → MKNKDQQKPKKQLKQIAALSGIAIQMGITIYLFVLLGKWLDTNYNSSGGKAFLIVCTLIGVGISLYAVLKQINKLNP, encoded by the coding sequence GTGAAAAACAAAGATCAACAGAAACCGAAAAAACAGCTTAAACAAATTGCAGCGTTATCAGGAATAGCCATACAAATGGGTATTACTATATACCTTTTTGTGTTGTTAGGAAAATGGTTAGATACTAATTATAATAGTTCTGGTGGTAAAGCATTTTTAATTGTTTGTACTTTAATAGGTGTTGGTATTTCTTTATATGCTGTATTAAAACAGATAAATAAGTTAAATCCTTGA
- a CDS encoding F0F1 ATP synthase subunit B has product MEKLIEQFSFGLFFWQLLLFVGLVLLLKKFAWKPILDAVEKREEGIKDALESAENAKLEMQNLQADNQKLLKEARAERDEMLKEARDMKNKMIEEAKTEASESASKLIEQAQASIQSEKKAAIAELKSQVANLSIEIAEKVVREELSNKDKQVKLVESMLGEATLN; this is encoded by the coding sequence ATGGAAAAATTAATTGAACAATTTTCATTCGGATTATTCTTTTGGCAATTATTATTATTTGTTGGATTAGTACTTTTATTAAAAAAGTTTGCTTGGAAACCAATTCTTGATGCTGTAGAAAAAAGAGAAGAAGGTATTAAAGATGCATTAGAATCTGCTGAAAATGCAAAATTAGAAATGCAAAACCTTCAAGCAGATAACCAAAAGTTATTAAAAGAGGCTAGAGCAGAACGTGATGAAATGCTTAAAGAAGCTCGTGACATGAAAAATAAAATGATTGAGGAAGCTAAAACTGAAGCCAGTGAAAGCGCATCAAAACTTATTGAGCAAGCACAAGCGAGTATACAATCTGAAAAGAAAGCAGCTATTGCCGAATTAAAATCACAAGTAGCTAATCTTTCTATAGAAATAGCAGAAAAAGTAGTACGTGAAGAATTATCTAACAAAGACAAACAAGTTAAGTTAGTTGAGTCTATGTTGGGTGAAGCAACTTTAAACTAA
- a CDS encoding DUF6168 family protein, protein MILKNSIIKCLIVVGVAAIAFFIHLLVNNLISQSFDTNQLIYSYCINVVLACSAILVLFLLKKKLKDQLGFIFMGASMLKFVFFFLLLYPEYNSDGNLSRLEFFTFFIPYVVCLITESIILSKFLNDLDDFS, encoded by the coding sequence TTGATTTTAAAAAATAGTATTATTAAATGCTTAATTGTAGTAGGTGTTGCTGCGATAGCTTTTTTCATTCATCTTCTTGTAAATAATCTCATTAGCCAATCTTTTGATACGAATCAATTAATCTACTCGTATTGTATTAATGTAGTATTGGCTTGTAGTGCTATTCTAGTTCTTTTTTTACTAAAAAAGAAGCTTAAAGATCAGTTAGGTTTTATTTTTATGGGGGCAAGTATGTTGAAATTTGTTTTCTTTTTTCTGCTCCTTTATCCAGAATATAATTCCGATGGTAATTTGAGTAGATTAGAATTTTTTACTTTTTTTATTCCTTATGTCGTTTGCCTTATTACCGAAAGTATTATTCTCTCTAAGTTTCTTAATGATTTAGACGATTTTAGCTAA